The bacterium genome includes the window TGGACTGGACGAAGCGGCGTTCGGCCTGCTCGCCAACTTTTACCTGACGGCGCAGCAGCCTTCGACGGGCAGGCGAGAGCCGCTCTGTGCTGCCGGGATCGCTCTCTTTGTCCTGATCAAGGAGGGCTTGCGCTTCGTTGCCCTCCTCGATTTTCTGGGCTAGCTCAACCTCGTCGTCTTTGGTGAGCAGCGGGTATTGGCCGATATCGGTCAGATAGAGGCGAACGAGATCCTCGTCGTCTCGCTCAACACGCTCTTTCGGCACAGCCACCCCTTCCCGATAGTCCTTGGGCCCGATAATCCGTGGAGACACCGGTGCCGCTGTCGAACCGGTCGACGCTGACCGAGCAGAGACACGGACAATGCTTAGCCGATAAGGATACCCGCTTCATCGCGGAAGCGTCACCAGCGGAGGCCATCTTTTTTCGCGATAGTCGTTGGCAAAGGCGGTCGCCAGCTCCTCTAGACCTTCATCAGAGGGGCTACTGGGGGGATTCCACACTTCCTTCGAGTCATACCGCTCCTCGGCCAAATCAGCGGCCACTATGCGGGCTGTGCGGATGACTGCTCCATCGCTCACCGGCGACAGTTCTTGGCCCAAGTGCTCGATCACCAAGGCCAACTGGGGCAGAGCCACCTCGTAGATCGCGGCAACGGCCGCGGTGGGCGCCGCCCCCTCCATATGGGCCAGCAGGCTCTCCCAGGCGTCAGTGGGGGGACGAATCCGCTCGGCCCCGCCCAAGGCTGGTGAATCGGGCAGTGCGGCTCGCCACCACTGGGCGTGTTGTCCATGGCGGCGGCTGGATCGGGCCAATAGAAGCCGCGCTCGGTCGTCGAGCGGTTCTCCGTGGTCCAGATCGGTCGCCAAGCGACCCTTGACTTCGAAGAGCCGCTCAGAGATCCAGGCCAGGCCGCCACAAGCGTCCGCCGACTGCTCGATGTCCATGCTCAGTCGCCGCCTCGATAGCGAATAGCGATGTCCATGCTCAGTCGCCGCCTCGATAGCGGTTGGTTATGGGCAGGCGGCGGTCTCGACCGAAGGCCTTGGCGGTGATGCGCACGCCGGGTGGGTTCTGGCGCCGCTTGTACTCGGCACGGTCCACCAGACCGGTGATTCGGCTGACCAACTCGGGATCGTAACCCTGCCCGCACAGGTCGGCGGGGGTGAGGTCGCCCTCCACATAGGCTTCCAGCAGGGGATCGAGTTCGTCGTAGGGGGGCAGGCTCTGGTCGTCCCGCTGGTCGGGGCGAAGCTCGGCCGAAGGAGGTTTGACCAGCACGTTTTCGGGGATCAGGTCGCAGCCGGCGCGCTGGTTGCGGTGGGAGGCGAAGGCGTACACCTGAAGTTTCCAGAGATCTTTGATCACCGCGTAGGCCCCGGCGGTATCTCCGTACAAGGTGGAGTAGCCCACCGCGCTCTCACTCTTGTTGCCGGTGGTCAGGATCAGCCATCCGAACTTGTTGGACAATGCCATCAGCAGCGTTCCCCGAATGCGGGACTGCACATTCTCCTCGGCCAAATCTGGGCTCATCCCATCGAATGACGGGGCCAGCATGTCGAGAAAGGCCTGATGGCCGGGCTCCACCGGGATGACCCGGTGGCCGATACCCAGGTTCTGGCAGAGGGCCTCGGCGTCGGCCAGCGAATGATCACTGGAATACCGAGAAGGCATCAACACGCCGTGGACATGATCGGCGCCCAGAGCATCGGCGGCAATAACCGCCACCAGCGAGGAATCGATCCCCCCAGATAACCCGATGCCCACATCGGTGAAGCCGTTCTTGTGTACATAGTCCCGGGTGGCCAACACAAGGGCTTCGTATTGCTCATCCACCTCGTTCATCCCCGGATCAACTCGGTTGATCCCTTGAGGGATGGGCGGCGGGTTCGGAAATTCGGGTCGATCGGCCACCTCGATCTCGGCAATGAGCAGATGCTCTTGGAACGCAGGGGCTTGGGCAATGACGCGGCCGTCGGGATCGAGCACCAGCGAAGCGCCGTCGAACACCAACTCGTCTTGACCTCCCACCAGATTGACATAGACGATGGAGCACCCGGTCTCAGAGACCCGTTGGCGGAGCACACCCAACCGCTGGTCCAGCTTGCCGACGTGATAGGGCGAGGCGTTCAGGTTGAAGATGACCTCGGCTCCGGCCGCGGCCATCTGGTTCATCGGGCCGCCCGGAATCCAGGCGTCCTCGCAGACGGAGACGCCAAAGGCCACTCCGGCTACGTGGTGTAGAACCGTTTTGCTCGTACCGGGTTGGAAGTAGCGGCGCTCATCGAACACTCCATAATTGGGCAATTCCCGCTTGTGGTAGACCCCCGCCAGCCGGCCATGGGCCGCGACCCCCGCGGCGTTCCAGCAGCCCTCAGCATCGTCCACAAACCCCACTACCGCAGTACACGATCCCGACCGGGCGGCGATCTCCTCCATCGCTTGGCGGCTGTCCTGCACAAATCTCCGCTTGAGCACCAGATCCTCCGGGGGATACCCGGTGACGGCCAGCTCAGGGAAAACTGCGGCATGGCACCCGGCCTCTTCCGCGGCCGCCAGAGCGGTGAGAATCCGCTTGGTGTTGGCGCCGATGTCGCCCACCACCGAGTTGATCTGGCCCAGGGCTACCCGAAGCTTGGCCACGAATACAGGCTAGAGGGGTTGTGTGCCCCCGACACTGCCGGGGGTTTCTAGGGCGCCGTCTTAGACGGAGTAGTACATCTCGTACTCGAGGGGATGGGGCCGCAAGTTGACCGCGTCCACCTCCTCTTGCTTGACCTCGAGATACGACTCGATCAGCGAGGTGTTGAACACATCGCCGGCCAACAGGAAGTCGTGATCGGCCTCGAGGGCACTCAGTGCCTCGGCCAGAGAGCCGGGCACCGTCTCGATGCCGGCGGCCTCTTCGGGCGGCAGGTCGTAGATATTCTTGTCCAGCGGCTCGCCCGGATCCATCTGGTTCTGAATGCCGTCGATGCCGGCCATCAGCATGGCGGCGAACGCCAAGTAGGGATTGGCGCTGGGGTCGGGGCAGCGGAACTCCAGGCGCTTTGCCTTGGGGTTGTCGGAGATCAGCGGGATGCGGATGGCAGCCGAGCGGTTCCGCTGGGAGTAGGCCAGGTTCACCGGAGCCTCGTAGCCGGGCACCAGACGCTTGTAGGAGTTGGTGGTGGGGGCGGCAAAGGCCAGGATCGCCGGGGCGTGGGTCAGCAGGCCGCCGATGTACCAACGGGAGATGTCGGACAGGCTGGCATAGCCACGCTCGTCGTACATAAGCGTGTCGCCGTCCTTCCACAGCGACTGGTGGGTGTGCATCCCCGAGCCGTTGTCGCCGTAGATCGGCTTGGGCATGAACGTGACGGTGCGACCGTGCTCGCGGGCCACGTTCTTCACCACGTACTTGTAGAGCTGGACCTTGTCGGCCATGGCCAGCATCTCGTCGAACACCATGTCGATCTCGGCCTGGCCGGCAGTGCCCACCTCGTGGTGCTGGACCTCGATGGGAATCCCCACCGACTCCAGTGCCACCACCATCTCCGAGCGCAAGTCTTGGAATGTGTCCAAGGGCGACAGCGGGAAGTATCCCCCCTTGTAGGGGATGCGGTGGCCGGGGCTGGGAGCGCCGTTCACCGATGGTCGGCCACTCTCGAAGATGCCTTCGGCCGAGCGGACCTGGTAGCCGGCCACATCGGGCTGATTCTGGTAGGCCACGCTGTCGAAAATGAAGAACTCGGCTTCCGGGCCGAAGTAAGCGGAATCGGCAATGCCGGTGCTGGCCAGATAGGAGAGGGAGCGGCGCACCACGCCACGGGGATCTTTGCCGTACATCTCGCCAGTGACGGGATCCTTGACATCGCACAGCAGCACCAGGGTCTTGCGCTTCATGAACGGATCGAAGATCGCGGTGTCGGGATCGGGGATGAGGAGCATGTCCGAAGCGTCGATGGTCTGAAAGCCGCTCACCGACGAGCCGTCGAATCCGAGGCCCTCCTCGAATACCGCTTCGGTCAGCTCGCGGATAGGAAGTGAGAAGTGGTGCTGCACACCGGGGACATCGGTGAAGCGCATATCCACGAATTCGGCACCCTCGGATGCCGCCAGCGCAATGACTTCTTGGGGAGTTGACACAGTGAGTTCCTCCTTTTTCGGCCCTTACTCTCCCACAGGGGGAGCGGGCGCGGCGCATTGTGCCTCTGTGGATTTGCCGCCTGCTGGCAAGCGGAATGCTCATCCTTGCATGGGTGCGTTTCCAGAGATTTTCCCGATTGCGAAGGCTCTGTGAACGCTGCCAATGGGCTGGCGTAGGCGACTCCTGGCAGGGCACTCTGGTGGTCTCCTATGGAACCGCAAAAGGACTACGTGCTTCGCACTGTGGAGGAGCGGGGGGTGCGCCTCATCCGGCTCTGGTTCACCGATGTGCTGGGCCAGCTCAAGTCGGTGGCCATCTCTCCGGCGGAGTTAGCCGACGCCTTCGATGAGGGACTGCAGTTCGACGGCTCGGCCATCGATGGCTTCTCCCGTGTGCAGGAGAGCGATGTGCTGGCCGTACCCGACGCGTCCACATTCGAGTTGCTGCCGTGGGCCGACCCCGAAGAGCCCTCCGGACGTGTGTTCTGCGACATCCGCAATCCCGACGGCACCCCGTTCGAGGGCGATCCCCGCTGGGTGATGCGCCGCAGCCTGGCCAAGGCGGCCGAGATGGGCTACACGTTCTACACCGCTCCCGAAGTGGAGTTCTTCTATTTCCGGCACGGCGATCCCGACCAGCCGCTGACGCCGCTGGACAACGCCTCCTACTTCGATTTGACCACCGCGGATGTGGCCAGCCCGTTGCGCAAACGCACCATCACCATGTTGGAGGCCATGGGCATCCCGGTGGAGTACTCCTTCCACGAGGACAGCCCCAGCCAGCATGAGATCGACCTGCGCTACACCGAAGCGCTGAGCATGGCCGACAACGTGATGACGTTGAGACTGGTGGTGCGCAAGCTGGCCCTCGACCGGGATCTGCACGCCACGTTCATGCCCAAGCCGCTCAACGGCGTACAGGGATCGGGCATGCACACCCACATGTCGCTGTTCGAGAACGACGTCAACGCCTTCCACGACGCCGGAGACGACTACGGCCTGTCGAAAACGGCCAAGGCCTTTATCGCCGGCCTGCTGCACCACGCCCGGGAGATCACCGCGGTCACCAACCAGCTGGTGAACAGCTACAAGCGGCTGGTGGCCGGCGATGAGGCGCCCACCTTCGTGTCGTGGGCCCGCAACAACCGCTCGGCGCTGGTGCGGGTGCCGGTGGTGAAGCCGGGCAAGGAATCGTCCACTCGAATCGAATACCGGGCGCTCGACTCGGCGGCTAACCCCTATTTGGCGTTCTCCGCGGTGTTGGCCGCCGGCTTGAAGGGAGTGCAGGAGGGCTATGAGCTGCCGCCTGAGGCAGCCGCCGACCTCTACACCATGACCAGGGGCCAAGCTCGGTCCAAGGGTTTCGAGGAGCTGCCCATGTCGCTGTCAGAGGCCCTGGACGTGCTGGAGGAATCGCCGCTGATGGTTGACGTGTTGGGCGAGCACATCCACGAGTGGTTCTTGCGCAACAAGCGGGCCGAGTTCGCCGAGTACCGCCGGGAGGTCACGCCCTTCGAGCTCCGCCGTTACTTGAACACCTGGTAGTTGCTGTGACTGAGCCGCTGCTCGTTTTTCCCGATCCGCCGCCGCCGGAACTGGTGCGCACGCTGGACTTGGGGGGCTACAGCTGGAAGGCGGTGGGCAGCGCCCAAGAGCCGGAGGGCCGGTGGCTGGGCGCGGTGGTGGCGGTGGATGAGAACCCCGAAGACGCGTTCGGATTCTGTCGTTCACTGAACCGAAGGGGCTTGGACATCCCGGTGCTGCTGCTTATCTCCGGTGCTCGTCTAGACGAACTGGAGATGCGCGACGACCTCTATACCGACTTCTGCCTCACCCCATTCCACCAGCGGGAATTGGAAGCCCGGCTGGCCCACCTGGTGTGGCGATCGGGCACCGCGCTGCGCCCGGAGCTCATCGAATACGGACCGCTGGTGCTGAACGTGGAGACCTATCAGGCCACCATCACCGGCCGGCCGCTCGACCTCACCTACATGGAGTACGAATTGCTGAAGTTCTTGGCCAGTTCGCCCGGCAAAGTGTTCACCCGAGAGACGCTGCTCAGCCGGGTGTGGGGCTACGACTACTTCGGCGGCGCCCGCACCGTGGACGTCCACGTCCGCCGTCTGCGGGCCAAGCTGGGCGAAGAGCACGCCAGCCTCATCACCACCGTCCGCTCCGTTGGCTACCGCTTCGGCCTCTCCCGCTGGGAGCGGTAACCGCTCAGCCGGAGTAGGCCCAGAGTTCGATTTCTACCGCTGGGGGGACCACCAAGTTGCCCCAGGGCATTATCTGGGTTACCTAACGGGAAATGGTGCGGTAGTCGCCGTTCAGGTCGGTCAGGGCAGACCGAATGTTCGGACCGTCGTCTCCCGTCCAAACACAGAGGGGTCCATCAAGATGTTCAGCGGCAGCTACCGCCTCAGCACCGAGGACGGAGAGCCGAAATGCGTCTGCTAATTCGGCGATCCGAAAGGCGAGGGTGCGAAGGGGTACGACCTCAATGTCATCGGGAAGAGAGACAAGCTGTCGTCCCAGTGCTTGGCGTGCCTTAGTCGGCCATGATCCGGTTAGCTTTCCCCCAGCAGATGACACCACACTTCGGCAAAGTCGCAATAGATACAGATTGGTGGTGGCTGGTTCGTAATCAGTGAGGACCTGAGCGAGCCCATTGCCTGCTTCGCCAGACAACAGATCGCGAAGCAGGTGGTCATCTAGAACCGCTCTGGTCATGTGGTGGCGAGATCGGGGTCACCTGCCAGTGAATCCACAAATGCTGCATGTTCGTCGCGGCTGAGAAGGTCGCTAAGCAGACTTCGCCCTTCTCCCCGGGGCACCGTAAGCACCCCGAACCCCAGGTCGAGAACGTCGACTGGGCCGCCATCGCCAAGGTTCCAGCGATGCCTAGCCTGAGCAGGCAGCGACATCTGCCCCGATGACGACACGAGAAACTCCAGCACTGTAGCCATGGTGGACATCTTATTTGGTAAAAGAGTGCTTATCACCAAGTGATTGTCGGCCTCATCACCACCGTAAGAACCGTCGGCTACCGCTTCGGCCTCTCCCACTGGGACCGGTAACCGCTCAGCCGGAGTAGGCCCAGAGTTCGATTTCTACTAGGGCGCCCAGGGGTAGGGCGGCGACGCCGACGGCGGAGCGGGCAGGGCGATTGTCGCCGAAACACTCGATGTAGGCCTGGTTCATGGTGCCGAAATCATCCATGTGCAACAGGAAGACGGTGGCCTTCACCACGTCGTCCAGAGTGGCCCCCTCGGTGGCCAGCGCCGACTCGGCGTTGGCCACTGCTCGGCGGAACTGGGCGATGAGCCCGCCGGGCACCAGCGAGCCGTCGACGATCCCGATTTGACCCGAGCAGATGAGGAGGTTTCCCGCCCGGACGATGGGAGAATAGGGTCCAACCGGAGTACTCATATTTGAGGATCATATGGAAGCCAGCAGCCAGGGTCACCAAAACCAGGACATCGAGTCTCTGATTGCCACCAGTCCATGGCCGGAGGACGCCCGTTCCCTCATCGACGCTCTCGGTATCACCGACGAGCGCCGGGCCCGGGCGGCGGCCATGCTGGCCGGAGCTTCTCGCAGCATGAGCAAGGCGGTGCGGCGCGATCCCAGTCTGCTCGGAGTGCTCGACCCGCCCGCCGACTTTGCCACCGAGAAAATCTCGCTGACCGCCCCCGACGACGATGATGCCCTCGACGGCCTGCGGCGGTGGAAGCGGCGCCAGCTTCTGCGTATCGCGCTGCGCGATCTGCTGGGCGAGGCCGACCTGGCCACCGTGGGCCGGGAACTGTCGCTGTTGGCCGACGCTTGTTTCGTCCGCGCCTTGGAGATCGCCGACGAAGGACCGCCGTTGGCCATCATCGGGATGGGCAAGCTGGGCGGCAACGAGCTGAACTACGCCAGCGATGTCGACATCGTCTTCGCCCACGAGGGCGACTCCACCGCAGCCGCCCGTCGAGCCCGGAAAGTGCTGGACATCCTCACCGCGTTCACCCCCGAGGGGCAGGTGTACCGGGTGGACATCGAGTTGCGGCCCGAAGGAGGCGCTGGAGCGCTGAGCCGCACTCCGGAAGCGTTCGGAACCTACTTCGATCGCTGGGCGGTGTCCTGGGAGCGCCAAGCCTACATAAAAACCCGGTTGTCAGCCGGTGACCCCGAGTTGGGCAACGCCTTCTTTGATGCCATCAAGCCCGGGGTTTGGGGTGAGAACTTGGAAGCCGACACCGTGCCCCACCTTCGCGCCCTGAAGCTGCGGGTGGAGGAGTCGGCCAAGCTGAAGGGCGACCGGGAGCTCAAGAAGGGCCCCGGTGGGCTCCGGGACATCGAGTTCACCGTGCAGCTCTTGCAGCTGGTCCACGGCCGCACCGACCCCACCATCCGCTCCCCCAACACCCTCACTGCTCTCCGCCAGCTCAGCTGGGGGGAGTACATCGACCATGCCGATGCGGTTCATTTCACCACCGCCTACATTCACCTGCGCACCGTGGAGCACCGGGTGCAGCTCCGCGACGAGCGCCAGACCCACGAGCTGCCCACCGCCGACGCCGACCGGGAGTGGGCGGCCCGAGCATCCGGCTTCGAAAGCCTGGACGCATTCCAGGAATCCCACACCCGCCATCAGACCTCGGTCCGGGAGATCCACCAGCGGATCTTCTACCGTCAAACCCTCGACCGGATGCACGAGACCGGACTGGTGAGCGAGCTGCTTCCCGATCACCTCGGACAATTGGGCTTCGCCGATCCCGATCGGGCCGCCGCCACCATCGAGCGCCTCACCGAGAACCTCGGCCGTCGGGCCAACGTGATGCAGCAGGTTCTGGTCATCATGGTGGAGGCCCTGGCCACCACCCCCGATCCCGACCTGGGGTTGGTCCGCCTGGCATGGCTTTTGGACGGCTCCTTCCGGGTCGGCACCATCCTCCCGGTGCTGCGCGACTCCCCCATTGCCATCAGCGACATCGCCCGGCTGTTGGGATCGAGCCGAGTGGCCGCGGGATGGATGCGCAACCACCCGGAGTTCGCCCGCTCGCTGATGAACCCCGAGGAGCTGGCCCATGCCCGCACTGCGGAAGCCCTGGTTGCCGAGGCCACCGAGGCCATGCAGTCAGCCGCTGGCGATCACGACCTCCAGATGGCCGAGCTGCGGCGGTTCGTGCGGCGCGAGCAGCTTCGGGTGGCGGCCCGAGACATCCTGGGGCTGGCCTCGATCATCGAGATTCCCCAGGAGCTGACCCTTATCGCCGACGCCGCGGTGGCGGCCGCCGTCGACTCGCTGGCCCCAGAGGTGCCCTTCGCCGTG containing:
- a CDS encoding glutamine synthetase family protein translates to MEPQKDYVLRTVEERGVRLIRLWFTDVLGQLKSVAISPAELADAFDEGLQFDGSAIDGFSRVQESDVLAVPDASTFELLPWADPEEPSGRVFCDIRNPDGTPFEGDPRWVMRRSLAKAAEMGYTFYTAPEVEFFYFRHGDPDQPLTPLDNASYFDLTTADVASPLRKRTITMLEAMGIPVEYSFHEDSPSQHEIDLRYTEALSMADNVMTLRLVVRKLALDRDLHATFMPKPLNGVQGSGMHTHMSLFENDVNAFHDAGDDYGLSKTAKAFIAGLLHHAREITAVTNQLVNSYKRLVAGDEAPTFVSWARNNRSALVRVPVVKPGKESSTRIEYRALDSAANPYLAFSAVLAAGLKGVQEGYELPPEAAADLYTMTRGQARSKGFEELPMSLSEALDVLEESPLMVDVLGEHIHEWFLRNKRAEFAEYRREVTPFELRRYLNTW
- a CDS encoding RidA family protein, with translation MSTPVGPYSPIVRAGNLLICSGQIGIVDGSLVPGGLIAQFRRAVANAESALATEGATLDDVVKATVFLLHMDDFGTMNQAYIECFGDNRPARSAVGVAALPLGALVEIELWAYSG
- the glnA gene encoding type I glutamate--ammonia ligase, whose amino-acid sequence is MSTPQEVIALAASEGAEFVDMRFTDVPGVQHHFSLPIRELTEAVFEEGLGFDGSSVSGFQTIDASDMLLIPDPDTAIFDPFMKRKTLVLLCDVKDPVTGEMYGKDPRGVVRRSLSYLASTGIADSAYFGPEAEFFIFDSVAYQNQPDVAGYQVRSAEGIFESGRPSVNGAPSPGHRIPYKGGYFPLSPLDTFQDLRSEMVVALESVGIPIEVQHHEVGTAGQAEIDMVFDEMLAMADKVQLYKYVVKNVAREHGRTVTFMPKPIYGDNGSGMHTHQSLWKDGDTLMYDERGYASLSDISRWYIGGLLTHAPAILAFAAPTTNSYKRLVPGYEAPVNLAYSQRNRSAAIRIPLISDNPKAKRLEFRCPDPSANPYLAFAAMLMAGIDGIQNQMDPGEPLDKNIYDLPPEEAAGIETVPGSLAEALSALEADHDFLLAGDVFNTSLIESYLEVKQEEVDAVNLRPHPLEYEMYYSV
- a CDS encoding NAD+ synthase encodes the protein MAKLRVALGQINSVVGDIGANTKRILTALAAAEEAGCHAAVFPELAVTGYPPEDLVLKRRFVQDSRQAMEEIAARSGSCTAVVGFVDDAEGCWNAAGVAAHGRLAGVYHKRELPNYGVFDERRYFQPGTSKTVLHHVAGVAFGVSVCEDAWIPGGPMNQMAAAGAEVIFNLNASPYHVGKLDQRLGVLRQRVSETGCSIVYVNLVGGQDELVFDGASLVLDPDGRVIAQAPAFQEHLLIAEIEVADRPEFPNPPPIPQGINRVDPGMNEVDEQYEALVLATRDYVHKNGFTDVGIGLSGGIDSSLVAVIAADALGADHVHGVLMPSRYSSDHSLADAEALCQNLGIGHRVIPVEPGHQAFLDMLAPSFDGMSPDLAEENVQSRIRGTLLMALSNKFGWLILTTGNKSESAVGYSTLYGDTAGAYAVIKDLWKLQVYAFASHRNQRAGCDLIPENVLVKPPSAELRPDQRDDQSLPPYDELDPLLEAYVEGDLTPADLCGQGYDPELVSRITGLVDRAEYKRRQNPPGVRITAKAFGRDRRLPITNRYRGGD
- a CDS encoding bifunctional [glutamine synthetase] adenylyltransferase/[glutamine synthetase]-adenylyl-L-tyrosine phosphorylase, producing MEASSQGHQNQDIESLIATSPWPEDARSLIDALGITDERRARAAAMLAGASRSMSKAVRRDPSLLGVLDPPADFATEKISLTAPDDDDALDGLRRWKRRQLLRIALRDLLGEADLATVGRELSLLADACFVRALEIADEGPPLAIIGMGKLGGNELNYASDVDIVFAHEGDSTAAARRARKVLDILTAFTPEGQVYRVDIELRPEGGAGALSRTPEAFGTYFDRWAVSWERQAYIKTRLSAGDPELGNAFFDAIKPGVWGENLEADTVPHLRALKLRVEESAKLKGDRELKKGPGGLRDIEFTVQLLQLVHGRTDPTIRSPNTLTALRQLSWGEYIDHADAVHFTTAYIHLRTVEHRVQLRDERQTHELPTADADREWAARASGFESLDAFQESHTRHQTSVREIHQRIFYRQTLDRMHETGLVSELLPDHLGQLGFADPDRAAATIERLTENLGRRANVMQQVLVIMVEALATTPDPDLGLVRLAWLLDGSFRVGTILPVLRDSPIAISDIARLLGSSRVAAGWMRNHPEFARSLMNPEELAHARTAEALVAEATEAMQSAAGDHDLQMAELRRFVRREQLRVAARDILGLASIIEIPQELTLIADAAVAAAVDSLAPEVPFAVIGMGRYGGLDLSYASDLDVIFVYEGAGSDDARAANRAARGLLKEIGAQTAEGRAWEIDARLRPEGENGQLARSLEGYQRYYEERGQLWERQSLLKRRFVAGDDDLGNRFLQLADKWCYQPDFSDTEADEIRAMKRRIEAERLGTGSKARDVKLGAGGLSDIEFTVQLMQLQHGFGRTSIRDNRTLPALAGLSEHNLLDIGDRATLDVGYRFCQRFRNARYHLSGLSSDVFPDDDHEELLLARRLGYPSNRDLEADYQEITDAVREVTDRLLYGESD